CGGACAGCTTACGTTCCTGGATGCTGAAATAGGCCAGTCAAAATCCCCCGGCAACCAGCTGGGACAGATAGACGCCCTGGACGGCTTTAAGGTTTCGGCTGACATCGATGAATATTATATTGCAAGGGTAACTACCGGACTTGAGGCTTCCACTGAAATTGACGGAAAGAACTATAAACTTTCGGTAATTAAGGTGTTCCCCGGGGTAAAGGACGGAAAATTCCAGGTGCACCTCGATTTTTCGGGAATCATTCCCCCGGGGTTAAGGCGCGGACAGACGCTTCAGATTAAACTCAAGCTGAGTGAAAGAACCAGGGCACTCCTTCTGCCGCGCGGGGGATTCTATCAGAAATCAGGCGGCCAGTGGGTCTATGCACTCTCCCGTGGCGGAAAATCAGCCGTCAGGAAAAATGTCAGCCTCGGAAGACAAAATCCCGAATACTATGAGGTCATAAACGGACTTAAACCGGGCGACAGGGTAATTACCTCATCTTATGAAAATTTCGGCGACGTGGAAAAACTAATTATAAAAAACTAATACCTTTGAATTCAACTAATTAGAGGATAAACAGCCATGATCAAAACCAATAACCTGAAGAAAATCTTTACCACCGAAGAGGTGGAAACTACTGCCCTGAACAGCGTTAATATCGAAATCAGGGAAAAGGAATTTGTAGCCATTATGGGCCCTTCGGGCTGCGGCAAATCAACTCTCCTTAACATACTGGGACTTCTGGATAACCCGACTGACGGGCACTATAACTTTATGGGGCAGGAGGTCTCAAAGTATTCTGAACGCCAGAGGGCGCGCCTCAGGAAAGCCAATATAGGCTTCGTATTCCAGAGCTTTAACCTCATTGACGAGCTGACAGTATATGAAAACGTAGAGCTCCCGCTTCTTTATATGGGGATCTCTTCTTCCAAAAGAAAAGAAATGGTAAATGAAGTGCTTGAAAGAACCCGCATGATGCACAGAAAAGACCACTTCCCGCAGCAGCTCTCGGGAGGCCAGCAGCAGAGAGTCGCAGTCTCAAGAGCCGTAGTTGCAAAACCTAAACTCATTCTGGCCGATGAACCTACAGGTAACCTAGATTCTGCAAACGGGGAAGAGGTAATGAATATTTTAACAAAGCTTAATGAGGAAGGTACCACAATTGCTATGGTAACCCACTCGCCTCACGATTCGGAGTACGCGCAAAGGATAATCCACCTTTTCGACGGTCACGTTGTAACGGAAAACTATAAAGAGAAATTCCACGTATAATGACTTTTTTCTTCACCTGAACTCTCAAAAGCGGCGGGTTCAAAATTTTCGGGAATATAATGATTGCTAACTATTTGAAAATATTCTTCCGCAATATTCTAAAACGGAAAACTTCTGCCTTTATTAATATCGCCGGACTTACTCTGGCTATATGCAGCTGTTTGTTTATTATGCTCTTCGTCTTCGACGAGCTGAAATACGACCAGTTCAACCAGAAAAAAGACAGGATCTGCCGCTATATCGAGCAGTCGAAATCTACTGGTGATAAAACCGTTCTTATGGCCGCCAAAAACTTCCATCTGCTTAAAGATGAAATCCCGGAAATTGAAAGCGGCTTCCGGATAAATAGAATGCCGGAGCAGGTTTTGAATGCCGGGCAGAAAATGTTTGTAGATGACGTCTATTATGCGGATAAGGAAATCCTGAGCGTTTTTGATTTTCCCCTGATTAAGGGCGACATGAAAACCGCGCTGGACGCCCCGTTTTCTGTCCTCTTAACACGGGAGATGGCCTCTAAATATTTCGGATCCGCCGACCCCATAGGCAAAACTCTGAGGCTTGAAAACAAATACGATTTCAGGGTTACAGGCATACTGAAGGATATTCCCCGGAATTCACACATTAAACCTTCTATTCTGGCTTCCATATCTACGCTCAATACTACAGAGCCGCAGACCATGACAAACCCTTTTATTGGCAGCTCCTTTTTCTATTTCCTCCTGAGGGATAATGCTTCAGGGGATCTGGTTGCAGCCAAATTAAAACAGAAAACCCTGCAGTACTTTGGTAAGGACTGGGCCAGGGATAATAACGTTATTCTGGAACCCTTAAATGACATCTATCTTAATCCTTCGGGCTCTGTATGGGATTATGCGGAGCATGGCGACATTACACTTGTGAAAAGCTTCATTGTTATTGCCATGCTCATTCTGCTAATGGCGTCTTTTAACTATACAAACGTTCTAACTACGGTAATTAAAATAAGGGAAAAGGAGATTGCATGCCGGAAATTGCTCGGGGCCGGAAGAAAGGAAACGGTTATGCAGTTCGTTTTGGAAACATTCGTGTATTTATCCATTTCCTTTGTAATTGCCGCTGCCGCTGTAGCACTTTTGCTCAACGGCTTCAACCAGCTTACAGGCAAAAACATTACTGCTCAAGATTTGCTTGCTCCTGAAATTGTTTTTTCCATGGCTATGCTTTTAATCCTGACTGTCTGCCTTTCGGTAATATATCCTTTGTATATCGCCTTTAAGTCCGATGCCCTCAACAGGATAAAAGGGGGCTATGACCTCGTAAGCCGCTCAAAGTATTCAATCCGGTTCAGGCACATTGTTACAGGAATTCAG
The DNA window shown above is from Ignavibacteria bacterium and carries:
- a CDS encoding ABC transporter ATP-binding protein, whose amino-acid sequence is MIKTNNLKKIFTTEEVETTALNSVNIEIREKEFVAIMGPSGCGKSTLLNILGLLDNPTDGHYNFMGQEVSKYSERQRARLRKANIGFVFQSFNLIDELTVYENVELPLLYMGISSSKRKEMVNEVLERTRMMHRKDHFPQQLSGGQQQRVAVSRAVVAKPKLILADEPTGNLDSANGEEVMNILTKLNEEGTTIAMVTHSPHDSEYAQRIIHLFDGHVVTENYKEKFHV
- a CDS encoding FtsX-like permease family protein, encoding MIANYLKIFFRNILKRKTSAFINIAGLTLAICSCLFIMLFVFDELKYDQFNQKKDRICRYIEQSKSTGDKTVLMAAKNFHLLKDEIPEIESGFRINRMPEQVLNAGQKMFVDDVYYADKEILSVFDFPLIKGDMKTALDAPFSVLLTREMASKYFGSADPIGKTLRLENKYDFRVTGILKDIPRNSHIKPSILASISTLNTTEPQTMTNPFIGSSFFYFLLRDNASGDLVAAKLKQKTLQYFGKDWARDNNVILEPLNDIYLNPSGSVWDYAEHGDITLVKSFIVIAMLILLMASFNYTNVLTTVIKIREKEIACRKLLGAGRKETVMQFVLETFVYLSISFVIAAAAVALLLNGFNQLTGKNITAQDLLAPEIVFSMAMLLILTVCLSVIYPLYIAFKSDALNRIKGGYDLVSRSKYSIRFRHIVTGIQFTITIGLIIAVCVIYGQLQYASGAKLGFNKDHLLAIANPYGIKMYENYEKFRNKITQLPQVLSVSASENIPTKSINNFTSVINKNRPSEKGVEMGRIAVDYCLMKTWQSKIISGRDFAREMSGDQDHAVIINRAAANALHLKNPVGTIVDALHIPDMDQQVIGVVEDIHFYSFRDKVTPTVFYLRPWSSANIMVRLRGAGLQAAMNRLEKEWKEIMPARPFIYNFMDESFDKLYKKEIRTEKLLVIFSLLAIAISSFGLFNLISLIAQTKRKEIGVRKVLGASVSNVAFSMIKEFLIIILTANVIAWPVAYYTMSSWLRDFAYRITISPWVFILSAIMTLAIGFAAIIYQALRAAMVNPVHSLKYE